The nucleotide sequence TCGCCGCCGCTCATGGTGCGGACGGTCTGTGTCAGTCGTTCGCCGAGACGTGGGAACAACGACAATACCTGCTTGCGGCGCGCCGCCTCGCCATCGCGCGCTCGCTTTGGATTGGCACCGAGCAGCAGATTTTCGGCGACGGTCAATTCGCCAAAAATACCCCGCCCCTCCGGGACCGATGCGAGGCCTGCTTCAACAATCTCGTGCGCCGGAAGACTGGAGAGATCGCAACCGGAAAGTCTGACGCTCTTGCCGGGAAGGCATGGAGTAATGCCCGCGATAGCCTTCATGAGCGAGGTCTTGCCCGCGCCGTTCGCGCCAAGAATGACGACGATTTCTCCGTCGCCGACGTTCAGCGACGCTTCGGTGAGCGCTCGATGCTGACCATAGGCAACGCTGACATTTGAGACCTCAAGCATCCGCCACCACCCCGAGATAAGCCTCGATGACAACGGGATCAGTCAGGACCAGACCAGGTTCGTCTTCGGCGATCTTGCGGCCGCTGTTCATCACCACGCAGCGATCGCAAAGCGAACGGATCGCGTCCATCACGTGTTCTACGAGCAAGATCGAGAGCCCGTCGTTCTTCAGCGAACGAATCAACTCGATCCCTATCAGCAGTTCCGACGGGTTTAGGCCTGCGAGCCACTCATCAAGCAGTAAAAGTTGCGGCTTCAGTGCCAGTGCACGCGCCAGTTCAAGCCGCTTCTGATCGATGTAGGTGAGTTCCGACGCAGGCCGCTGGCCCTGCCCTCCCAGTCCGACGCGTTCCAGCAATATCGCCGCGGTATCATTCATCTCACCGGACGCAAGCGGCGAGCGATGAAATGTCAGCCCTGCCCGGACGTTTTCGGAACAGGTCATGCCGCCGAGCACGCGGACAAGCTGAAACGTGCGGGCCAGACCGAGACGCGCAATGCGATACGCCGGCAGTCCGGCAATGTCAGTTCCGGCAAAACGGATCGTTCCGGAATCCGGGCGCAGCAGGCCCGACATCAGATTGAGCGCCGTCGTTTTTCCGGATCCGTTCGGACCGAGCAGTCCTACGATCTCGCCGCGGTGCACGGTCAGATCAAGTGCATTCACCGCGACCAGACCGCCGAACGCGCGGGTCAGGGCTGAAACTTCAAGGACAGGCGATTGCGCGGTGGGCTGCATTATGCCTCCGCCTTTTTCGTCAGTCGCCACAGCGGCCGCGCGGCAACGCGGTCCCACAAACCAGCCACTCCGGACGGCAGCGCATACACGATCAGCAGAAAGACGACGCCCATCACGAGCGTTGAAGTGCTTGGAAACCGCGCCGACAAGAACTCGAACAGCAAGGTCAGTGGTACTGCACCGAGGATCGGGCCCCAGAGCCGGTGCGCGCCGCCGAGCAGCGCCATGATCACGACTTGAAAAGAGATCGTCGCGTTGAACGCAATCGACGGCTCGATGTATGTCCAGCGCGGCGACATGATCGCACCAACCAAAGTCATGACCGTGGCGCTAATCGTGAACAACGCAACCTTGGCGATCGTGACATTGATTCCGCAATGCTGCGCGACGGTTTCGTCCTCGCCGATAATGCGAAGGGCGAAGCCGAGCCGCGAACGCGCAATGATCCAGCCGATGGCGAACACCGCAATCGCGAGGACAAGAAGCTGCCAGTAGATATCGTTCTGCGTGATATCCACGAAAACATAGCGTCCAAGCACGCGCGTCTTGTTAACCTCGTACCAGACCACGAGCTGGCGCACGAGTTCCGCAAGTCCAAAGGTGAAAATCACGAAGTGAACGCCGCTGAGCCTCAGCGTCGACAGGCCGACGACCGCCGCCATCAATCCGCCGATCGCAGCCGCAATGCCGAGCACCAGCGGCCAGGCCAGGACTTCGCCCAGCACCGCGACCGTATAGGCGCCAACACCAAAGAAGGCTGCGGTTGCCAGCGAGACGTAGCGCGTGGGGCCGGAGAACATACCCCACGCCGTTGCAAGAACGGTAAATTGGAGAAGGCTCATCGCCAGCGACAAATAGTAGGCATTCACGAAAAATGGGAGAAAGGCCAGCATCACAAGGCCGCTGATGGCCGCCACAGCGAGCGCAATCCGCGACGGGCTCATCGCTGCGCCCTCCCGAACAGACCGGCCGGCTTGATCAGCAG is from Afipia massiliensis and encodes:
- a CDS encoding ABC transporter ATP-binding protein, producing the protein MLEVSNVSVAYGQHRALTEASLNVGDGEIVVILGANGAGKTSLMKAIAGITPCLPGKSVRLSGCDLSSLPAHEIVEAGLASVPEGRGIFGELTVAENLLLGANPKRARDGEAARRKQVLSLFPRLGERLTQTVRTMSGGEQQMVAIGRALMSNPDILLLDEPSLGLSPLMVRELFASLRQVREAGVGLLLVEQNAQESLALADRGYLIENGKIVGSGTASALKSDPAVRRAYLGGLPGSAA
- a CDS encoding ABC transporter ATP-binding protein, which translates into the protein MQPTAQSPVLEVSALTRAFGGLVAVNALDLTVHRGEIVGLLGPNGSGKTTALNLMSGLLRPDSGTIRFAGTDIAGLPAYRIARLGLARTFQLVRVLGGMTCSENVRAGLTFHRSPLASGEMNDTAAILLERVGLGGQGQRPASELTYIDQKRLELARALALKPQLLLLDEWLAGLNPSELLIGIELIRSLKNDGLSILLVEHVMDAIRSLCDRCVVMNSGRKIAEDEPGLVLTDPVVIEAYLGVVADA
- a CDS encoding branched-chain amino acid ABC transporter permease, giving the protein MSPSRIALAVAAISGLVMLAFLPFFVNAYYLSLAMSLLQFTVLATAWGMFSGPTRYVSLATAAFFGVGAYTVAVLGEVLAWPLVLGIAAAIGGLMAAVVGLSTLRLSGVHFVIFTFGLAELVRQLVVWYEVNKTRVLGRYVFVDITQNDIYWQLLVLAIAVFAIGWIIARSRLGFALRIIGEDETVAQHCGINVTIAKVALFTISATVMTLVGAIMSPRWTYIEPSIAFNATISFQVVIMALLGGAHRLWGPILGAVPLTLLFEFLSARFPSTSTLVMGVVFLLIVYALPSGVAGLWDRVAARPLWRLTKKAEA